GGTCATTGGATCGTCGATCAGCGGCCGGATCTGGTGCTGGACCGGGTCCGCGCGTTCCTGCTGCTCTAAGGGCGGACCAGGATCCGGATCGGGTTGCCGTCCTGACGCTCCAGCTTCTCGATGCCCTCATGAATGTCTTCGAGGGCTACCACTTCGCTGATGGAACGCGAAAGGTCAAGCCGCCCAAACGAAACCAGCTTGGCCAGGGTCTCGATGTCGACGTTCTGGTAGCCGAGGTGGCCCAGCACCTGTTTGCGGGTCAACCCGAACATGGCGGTCGGGCCGACGGTCGGTGACTCCGCACTCATGCCCACCCCGACCAGCCTGCCGCCGGCCGTCAGTGCGGCCAGCGCCTGCTCGAACGTGGCCTTGAGTCCGACGGCGTCGAACGCGACATCGAGCAACCGGCCGCCGGTGACCTCGGCGAGCTTGTCGGGCAGCGCGTCATCGCGGGTGTCGAACGCATAGTCCGCACCGATCTGCAGCGCCCGCTCCAATACCGCCGGGTTGATGTCCAGCGCGATCACCGGAACGGCCCCAACGAGTTTGGCGAGCTGGACGATATGCGTGCCCACACCGCCGACACCCCACACCCCGACCGATTCCCCGACGGCGACCTTGCCGGTGCGCACCACGGCACCGAACGG
The nucleotide sequence above comes from Mycobacterium kiyosense. Encoded proteins:
- a CDS encoding dehydrogenase, coding for MAPTMRAERFYAGTKTVALEDVPIPRPGPGEVLVKVAFCGICHSDLSLINGTFPAQAPVVTQGHEASGTIAELGPGVTGWAEGDRVVVAAGRPCQRCPNCRRGDVVNCLRIQLMAFAYDGAWAEYTLAQAAGLTRVPDNVPLEQAAILADAVSTPFGAVVRTGKVAVGESVGVWGVGGVGTHIVQLAKLVGAVPVIALDINPAVLERALQIGADYAFDTRDDALPDKLAEVTGGRLLDVAFDAVGLKATFEQALAALTAGGRLVGVGMSAESPTVGPTAMFGLTRKQVLGHLGYQNVDIETLAKLVSFGRLDLSRSISEVVALEDIHEGIEKLERQDGNPIRILVRP